One segment of Paenibacillus sp. FSL R7-0337 DNA contains the following:
- a CDS encoding TetR/AcrR family transcriptional regulator produces MGRKQSFTETELLDTTKQLVLEHGYDGFHLKLLSQHLSGARSTIYQYYANKEEIVAACMKRVMAAVVDKALAIDEADPMDALEQLLLIYVEESALHQLLGNASKINTANSAAAARDLEYIEAGHQTLKIQLSRLFERAQQNQDLRQDIPLPVLIGVFFNLIDTPNMLNIHTPAWGKLLFQMWIGGAKS; encoded by the coding sequence ATGGGAAGAAAACAGTCTTTTACAGAGACAGAGCTGCTGGACACAACCAAACAATTGGTGCTTGAGCATGGATATGACGGATTTCATCTCAAGCTGCTTTCACAGCATCTGTCAGGAGCCAGAAGCACTATCTATCAGTATTATGCGAATAAGGAAGAGATTGTGGCGGCTTGTATGAAGCGCGTAATGGCAGCAGTAGTAGACAAGGCATTAGCCATTGATGAGGCTGACCCGATGGATGCCCTTGAACAGCTGCTGCTCATTTACGTGGAGGAGTCTGCGTTACATCAGCTTTTGGGAAATGCGAGTAAAATTAACACAGCTAATTCTGCTGCGGCGGCGAGAGATCTCGAATATATTGAGGCAGGACATCAGACACTTAAAATTCAATTATCCCGCTTATTCGAACGCGCTCAGCAGAATCAAGACCTGCGGCAGGATATCCCACTTCCTGTACTTATTGGTGTGTTCTTCAACCTGATTGATACGCCTAATATGCTGAATATCCATACTCCCGCTTGGGGTAAGCTGCTGTTTCAAATGTGGATTGGAGGGGCCAAGAGCTAG
- a CDS encoding suppressor of fused domain protein, whose protein sequence is MESSKERELSFDIRRTVILGAYIKEWQMPEYRIILSKQGTAVHVEVYYFPADDENAVARFATVGLSATHRPNGQAVGTEWVMALTSDLGGESVDRIFTYLCDLIAHHIESAGDSRIPRVMEESRLAPANWTTTAFLLDELRGESEELEEIQVGSERAQILWALPVTAQEAALIINEGVEAFDSYIEEIEHSIIDPRRPLGNAH, encoded by the coding sequence ATGGAATCCAGCAAGGAGAGGGAGCTCTCGTTCGATATTCGTAGAACAGTTATCTTAGGTGCTTATATCAAGGAGTGGCAGATGCCGGAATACCGGATCATCTTAAGCAAGCAAGGTACAGCCGTTCATGTTGAAGTTTACTATTTTCCGGCTGATGATGAGAATGCGGTGGCGAGGTTCGCAACAGTCGGGTTATCCGCGACTCACCGCCCGAATGGACAAGCTGTGGGTACGGAGTGGGTGATGGCTCTGACCTCTGACTTAGGCGGGGAGTCTGTGGACCGGATATTTACCTATCTCTGTGATCTTATCGCCCATCATATAGAGAGCGCAGGTGATTCACGGATACCTAGAGTGATGGAAGAGAGCCGGCTTGCCCCTGCGAACTGGACAACCACAGCTTTTCTGCTGGATGAGCTGAGGGGGGAAAGTGAAGAGCTGGAGGAGATTCAGGTCGGGAGCGAGAGGGCCCAGATTCTATGGGCGCTACCAGTTACGGCGCAGGAGGCTGCATTAATTATAAATGAAGGCGTGGAGGCCTTTGATTCCTACATCGAAGAGATCGAGCATTCCATTATTGATCCGCGGCGGCCATTGGGAAATGCTCACTAA
- a CDS encoding TetR/AcrR family transcriptional regulator encodes MARPREFDQDKALEAAMHVFWEKGFEAASLSDLTARMGIQRPSLYSAFGDKKGLFEAALRKYTSSHAAYVRNSLHKHPSVKEAFRTFFEDVVSKEYEKSPSTGCLCINSMVELAPHDEKFEILTREHQMYLSVIFQQTIERGMQSGELDAGINAKNLAQTLVISLIGLTVFLKSRPDRVVIDNFVKQILTLVVIA; translated from the coding sequence ATGGCCCGACCGCGCGAATTTGATCAAGATAAGGCACTTGAGGCAGCGATGCATGTGTTTTGGGAAAAAGGGTTCGAAGCGGCCTCCTTAAGCGACTTAACCGCAAGAATGGGCATTCAGCGTCCAAGCCTATACTCTGCCTTTGGGGATAAAAAAGGATTATTTGAAGCTGCCTTGCGAAAATATACGAGTTCCCACGCTGCCTATGTCCGTAACAGTCTGCACAAGCATCCTTCGGTGAAAGAGGCATTCCGTACCTTTTTTGAAGATGTGGTGTCCAAAGAATATGAGAAAAGCCCGAGCACGGGATGCTTATGTATCAATTCAATGGTGGAGCTGGCTCCCCATGATGAGAAGTTCGAGATTCTGACCAGAGAACATCAGATGTATCTCTCGGTCATCTTCCAGCAAACGATTGAACGGGGCATGCAGTCAGGGGAGCTGGATGCAGGGATAAATGCTAAGAATCTGGCGCAGACGCTGGTCATTTCGTTAATAGGACTTACCGTGTTCCTGAAGTCCCGTCCAGACAGGGTAGTGATTGATAACTTTGTGAAACAGATACTTACTTTAGTAGTCATAGCTTAA
- a CDS encoding MFS transporter has product MSTSSMSRKVALLFAITCGLAVANIYYAQPLLDAISSEFGITHSSVGIVITVTQICYALGLLLLVPLGDLLNRRWLITGQMLISVLALIVVGTAPTSMVLFIGIAAVGLLAVVTQTLVAFAATLSAPAERGRTVGMVTSGIVIGILLARTFAGVLTDLAGWRSVYLVSAGLTLIMAGVLFRVLPQSEPRRESLSYPQLLRSLFTLFAQERLLRIRAVLCLLIFAAFSILWTSLVLPLSAPPLSLSHTAIGAFGLAGVTGALAAARAGRLADRGLGQKTTGVALILLLISWLPISYTPHSLLALVIGIIFLDLAVQAVHVTNQSMILNLRPEARSRLTAGYMVFYSIGSATGSIASTSIYAYAGWNGVCLLGAIVSATALIFWALTRRVK; this is encoded by the coding sequence ATGAGTACATCTTCAATGTCCCGTAAGGTTGCACTTCTGTTTGCCATCACCTGCGGACTTGCGGTCGCCAACATCTATTACGCGCAGCCCTTGCTGGACGCGATCTCCAGCGAATTCGGGATTACGCATTCTTCCGTCGGCATCGTGATTACAGTGACTCAGATTTGCTACGCCCTTGGACTACTCTTGCTGGTGCCGCTGGGCGATTTGCTTAATCGGCGCTGGCTGATTACCGGGCAGATGCTGATATCCGTGCTGGCTTTGATTGTTGTGGGTACTGCCCCTACCAGCATGGTGTTATTCATAGGCATTGCTGCGGTCGGACTGCTTGCGGTAGTGACACAGACGCTTGTTGCATTCGCAGCCACCTTGTCTGCCCCGGCTGAACGCGGGCGCACAGTGGGTATGGTGACCAGCGGAATTGTCATTGGGATTCTACTGGCGCGGACGTTCGCCGGCGTGTTAACGGATCTGGCCGGTTGGCGTTCAGTCTACCTTGTCTCGGCGGGACTCACGTTAATCATGGCAGGTGTATTGTTCAGGGTGCTGCCGCAATCTGAGCCCCGGAGAGAATCCTTATCCTACCCGCAGCTTCTCCGTTCGCTATTCACGCTATTCGCGCAAGAACGGCTGCTGCGAATCCGTGCTGTGCTATGCCTGCTGATTTTCGCTGCCTTCAGTATATTGTGGACTTCCCTGGTTCTGCCTCTTAGCGCTCCGCCGCTGTCCCTGTCCCATACTGCAATTGGAGCGTTTGGTCTCGCCGGAGTTACTGGAGCCTTAGCAGCAGCGCGGGCAGGCCGTCTAGCTGATCGGGGTTTAGGGCAAAAGACCACCGGCGTGGCGTTGATTCTGTTGCTCATCTCATGGCTGCCAATCAGTTATACTCCTCATTCGCTGCTCGCGTTAGTCATCGGGATTATCTTTCTTGACCTGGCCGTACAAGCCGTACACGTCACCAACCAGAGCATGATCCTTAATCTGCGCCCGGAAGCCCGCAGCAGGCTTACTGCCGGTTACATGGTCTTCTATTCGATCGGCAGCGCCACCGGATCAATCGCCTCCACCAGTATCTACGCCTATGCGGGCTGGAATGGAGTGTGCCTGCTCGGTGCAATAGTTAGTGCTACGGCTCTAATCTTCTGGGCATTAACCCGGCGTGTTAAATGA
- a CDS encoding AarF/UbiB family protein → MSEFLKLLKDARFRRTMQMIFKFAWDFWWLGKVKFLMSRRRFAARQQALYRKQAAYFTTTAMDMGGLIIKLGQHVSAQVDMLPKEVIEELSKLQDSVEFVDFSEIQQKIERELGGSISEMYAEFSATPIAAASFGQVHRATLRTGEQVAVKVMRPGVEDIIAIDWKSIQVAISLLKRQKMITDFMDLDAVYDEFHDTIMEELDYQQEGRNAEEFKQQLAHRKDVVIPHIHWSCTTSQVLTMEFMEGVKINDFAKLEAWGVDRTKLATSLIEMFVEQILLNGLFHADPHPGNVLVQPDGTIALIDFGMVGRIPKDMKTQMVALLLAVYLKDAHGAIDALNKLRFLRRNVDLEVFSRNLTLLFEQINGDTFDLSFVTSGDNVEELRNFLYSQPFQLPANTTFLGKAIGTVYGLCTGLDPELDLVGTVKPYVEQVVRRDLRGSVISKVVEDGKNMLKDILPTTKKFMSAIDKMDSGGLRVKLASSLEQKLIETQNKNTQRLIATIIGAVLLLAGVNLWNEVNPIVSYVLGTLGLLVMLSQLRTRQGRRDERHARQINAMRERSRLEKPRSESRR, encoded by the coding sequence ATGAGCGAATTCCTGAAATTATTGAAGGATGCAAGGTTCAGAAGAACCATGCAGATGATTTTCAAGTTCGCCTGGGATTTCTGGTGGCTGGGCAAGGTGAAGTTCTTGATGTCAAGACGGCGCTTTGCAGCGAGGCAACAGGCCCTATACCGCAAGCAGGCAGCGTATTTCACGACAACTGCTATGGATATGGGCGGGCTGATTATCAAGCTTGGGCAGCATGTGAGTGCACAGGTGGATATGTTACCGAAGGAAGTGATCGAGGAATTATCCAAGCTGCAGGATTCTGTAGAATTCGTAGATTTCTCCGAGATCCAGCAGAAGATAGAGCGTGAACTCGGAGGATCCATAAGCGAGATGTATGCTGAGTTCAGCGCGACTCCTATTGCAGCAGCTTCCTTCGGACAGGTCCACCGGGCCACCTTGCGGACAGGTGAGCAAGTGGCCGTGAAGGTGATGCGGCCCGGTGTAGAGGACATTATCGCGATTGATTGGAAGTCCATTCAGGTCGCTATTTCGTTATTGAAGCGCCAGAAGATGATTACAGACTTCATGGATCTTGATGCCGTGTATGATGAGTTTCATGACACCATTATGGAGGAGCTCGACTATCAGCAAGAAGGGCGTAATGCCGAAGAGTTCAAGCAGCAGTTAGCCCACCGGAAGGATGTCGTGATTCCGCACATTCATTGGTCCTGTACTACCTCGCAGGTGCTGACCATGGAGTTTATGGAGGGTGTCAAAATCAATGATTTCGCCAAGCTCGAGGCTTGGGGGGTGGACCGGACCAAACTTGCGACATCGCTGATCGAAATGTTCGTGGAACAGATTCTATTGAACGGGCTTTTTCACGCTGACCCCCACCCCGGCAATGTGCTCGTGCAGCCTGACGGCACCATCGCTTTGATTGATTTTGGAATGGTCGGGCGGATTCCGAAGGATATGAAGACCCAGATGGTAGCCCTTCTGCTGGCCGTATATCTGAAAGACGCCCACGGCGCCATCGATGCCCTGAACAAGTTGAGATTTTTAAGACGGAATGTCGATCTGGAGGTCTTCTCCAGGAATCTTACGTTATTATTCGAACAAATCAACGGGGATACGTTTGATCTGAGTTTTGTGACCTCAGGCGACAATGTGGAGGAATTACGCAATTTCCTCTACTCCCAGCCTTTTCAGTTACCTGCCAATACCACATTCCTGGGCAAAGCTATAGGCACCGTGTACGGCCTCTGTACCGGACTGGACCCTGAGCTTGATCTGGTCGGGACGGTTAAGCCTTATGTAGAACAGGTGGTGCGGAGGGATCTGCGGGGAAGTGTCATCTCCAAAGTTGTGGAGGATGGCAAGAATATGCTCAAAGACATCCTTCCAACGACCAAGAAGTTCATGTCGGCCATCGATAAAATGGATAGCGGAGGTTTAAGGGTCAAGCTGGCGAGCTCCCTCGAGCAAAAATTAATCGAGACGCAGAACAAAAATACACAGCGGTTGATTGCCACCATCATTGGCGCAGTATTACTTCTGGCTGGGGTCAACCTGTGGAATGAAGTAAATCCCATCGTCTCTTATGTACTCGGCACCCTGGGCCTGCTCGTTATGCTGAGCCAGCTCCGAACGAGACAAGGCCGCCGGGACGAAAGACATGCAAGGCAAATTAACGCTATGCGTGAACGTAGCCGCTTGGAGAAGCCGAGGTCTGAATCGCGTAGATAA
- a CDS encoding aldehyde dehydrogenase family protein → MWEADQETVIVEAFINGHHVPSLSQSAKENPASPAEIVGYFPVTTKEQAAQAIEAAAEAFKIWKKTPIDERITRMRKAIEKIRAAENEIVHLLSREHGKPLYDAHGEIYVSLMWMEFACNEAASVLQEEVQEHDHGTTILSYDPMGVVAAISPWNYPIALSTIKIAPALLAGNTIVLKPSPFAPLAAAKVAELIAGEFPAGVINVVHGAADVGVELTSNPLVAKIAFTGGTATAKHIIKAAADTIKDMTLELGGNDAAIFLDSFDVQDERAMRRIVISNFLTTGQICMIAKRVYVHRSIYDAFVEKYIEAANRWIRIGDPFDAHTTVGPVNNLKQKNYVQSLIEDAQKRGAKIIPLGQILDQQRFEQGYYLQPTLVLDCDYHDPIVVEEQFGPTVPILPFDDVEQVIHLHNESIYGLTSSVWGREEDAILVARQLEAGTTMINTAAVQGLDVRFPFGGFKQSGIGREYGAEGIRTYTELHVINVPKTLDLPYIPE, encoded by the coding sequence GTGTGGGAGGCAGACCAAGAGACCGTTATCGTGGAAGCCTTCATTAATGGTCACCATGTACCGTCCCTTTCGCAGTCAGCCAAAGAGAATCCGGCGAGCCCGGCGGAAATCGTAGGCTATTTCCCTGTCACCACGAAGGAACAAGCGGCTCAGGCGATTGAAGCGGCGGCGGAGGCTTTTAAAATATGGAAGAAGACCCCGATTGATGAACGTATCACTCGGATGCGCAAGGCGATAGAGAAGATTAGAGCAGCGGAGAATGAAATTGTCCATCTGCTGTCCAGAGAGCATGGCAAGCCCCTGTATGATGCCCATGGTGAGATTTATGTCTCGTTAATGTGGATGGAGTTCGCTTGTAATGAGGCTGCATCCGTTCTACAGGAAGAGGTCCAGGAGCATGACCATGGTACAACTATTCTGTCCTATGATCCAATGGGTGTGGTGGCAGCGATCAGTCCATGGAACTATCCGATTGCTCTGTCTACGATTAAAATCGCTCCTGCCCTACTTGCGGGGAATACAATTGTTCTCAAACCGAGTCCATTTGCGCCGCTGGCAGCGGCGAAGGTGGCAGAGCTGATCGCGGGTGAGTTCCCGGCAGGTGTCATCAATGTCGTTCATGGGGCTGCAGATGTGGGCGTTGAGCTGACTAGTAATCCTCTTGTCGCCAAAATCGCCTTCACAGGCGGAACCGCAACCGCCAAGCACATCATCAAAGCGGCTGCGGATACGATTAAGGATATGACGCTGGAGCTGGGCGGCAATGATGCGGCGATCTTCCTGGATAGCTTCGATGTTCAGGATGAGCGGGCGATGCGCCGGATTGTCATTTCTAATTTCCTGACCACAGGTCAGATCTGTATGATCGCCAAGCGTGTATATGTACACCGTTCTATCTATGATGCTTTTGTTGAAAAATATATCGAGGCGGCCAACCGCTGGATTCGCATTGGTGATCCCTTCGATGCCCATACGACGGTAGGTCCGGTGAATAACCTGAAGCAGAAGAATTACGTGCAGAGTCTGATTGAGGATGCGCAGAAGCGTGGGGCTAAGATCATTCCGCTCGGCCAAATTCTCGACCAGCAGCGGTTTGAACAAGGTTATTACCTGCAGCCCACGCTCGTTCTGGACTGCGATTACCATGATCCGATAGTGGTGGAGGAGCAGTTCGGTCCTACTGTTCCGATTCTGCCCTTCGATGATGTAGAGCAGGTAATTCATCTGCACAATGAGAGCATCTATGGATTGACGAGCTCGGTGTGGGGGAGGGAAGAGGACGCCATCTTGGTCGCACGTCAGCTCGAAGCGGGAACGACCATGATCAATACGGCTGCTGTGCAGGGGCTCGATGTCCGGTTCCCGTTCGGTGGCTTCAAGCAGTCCGGTATCGGCCGTGAATACGGCGCCGAAGGCATCCGTACGTATACAGAGCTGCATGTGATCAATGTTCCGAAGACACTGGATCTTCCTTATATCCCAGAGTAA
- a CDS encoding alpha/beta hydrolase codes for MGSIFKSRATEEEYYLCYDKSLNRFGLEGTSYYISTSFGDTYVLCFGDPSKKPLILLHGMTMSSTMWYPNMKQLIQERCVYAVDIVGDFGRSKPTVAIKNRKAANQWLLEVLDAMQFNKVDLAGHSMGGFLSLNFALDYPGRVSKLLLFAPAGTFYKISFKFFAKIYPALLFHTEKWIDNAFLWFSGKGEPLHPVFRAQVISGYRHAKPLLQVMPSVFAKEEFQNFNIPTLLLIGDKEVIYPAEKAIANAKRLIPNLETHIIEGASHSLTMEHADVVNEKAILFLRKEEG; via the coding sequence GTGGGATCTATTTTTAAGAGCAGAGCAACTGAAGAAGAATACTATCTATGCTACGATAAGAGTTTAAATAGGTTTGGATTAGAGGGGACGTCATATTATATCTCGACATCATTTGGAGATACTTATGTACTATGCTTTGGTGATCCGAGTAAGAAACCATTGATTCTCCTTCATGGAATGACAATGAGTAGTACGATGTGGTATCCCAATATGAAGCAGCTGATTCAAGAGCGTTGCGTTTATGCTGTGGATATTGTGGGAGATTTCGGTAGGAGTAAACCTACTGTTGCTATAAAAAATCGGAAAGCCGCTAACCAGTGGCTTCTTGAAGTTTTGGACGCAATGCAGTTTAACAAGGTAGATTTAGCGGGTCATTCAATGGGTGGCTTCTTATCTTTAAATTTTGCACTTGATTATCCGGGACGCGTGTCGAAGCTGTTGCTTTTTGCCCCTGCTGGAACTTTCTATAAAATAAGTTTTAAATTTTTTGCGAAAATTTACCCCGCATTATTGTTTCACACAGAAAAGTGGATCGACAATGCTTTTTTGTGGTTTTCAGGTAAAGGAGAGCCTCTACACCCCGTATTTCGTGCTCAAGTAATTAGCGGTTACCGCCATGCGAAACCACTTCTGCAGGTGATGCCCTCAGTATTTGCTAAAGAGGAATTCCAAAATTTCAATATTCCAACTCTGCTCCTTATAGGAGATAAAGAAGTAATATACCCGGCTGAGAAGGCAATAGCAAATGCTAAGCGATTAATTCCTAATCTCGAGACCCATATCATTGAAGGGGCAAGTCATTCCCTGACTATGGAGCATGCAGACGTTGTGAACGAAAAAGCAATTCTCTTCTTGCGTAAAGAAGAAGGGTAA
- a CDS encoding endonuclease V, with protein sequence MIIAVDVYYEENQAKSVGVIFQGWEDSAPLDVIVSYTENPRAYEPGSFYKRELPCIRELLKLTDTNQIHTIVVDGYVYLDQERKPGLGHYVYTDFSGRIPVIGVAKNAFHDNDNEAFVKKICRGTSAKPLYITSIGMEPDTAARHIQRMHGEYRFPYLLKLLDKHTKEARG encoded by the coding sequence ATGATTATTGCGGTCGATGTATATTATGAAGAGAATCAAGCAAAATCGGTGGGGGTTATCTTTCAGGGTTGGGAAGACTCTGCACCGCTCGACGTTATCGTTTCTTATACAGAGAATCCTCGGGCATACGAACCTGGTTCTTTCTACAAACGGGAGCTTCCCTGCATACGGGAACTGCTGAAACTTACGGATACAAACCAAATACACACTATTGTGGTGGACGGCTACGTGTACTTAGACCAAGAGAGGAAGCCGGGGCTCGGACATTATGTTTACACAGATTTTTCAGGGAGAATTCCAGTGATCGGTGTTGCCAAAAATGCCTTTCATGATAACGACAATGAGGCGTTTGTTAAAAAGATTTGCCGGGGCACCAGCGCTAAGCCTCTCTATATCACGTCTATTGGCATGGAGCCAGACACCGCTGCCCGGCACATCCAGAGAATGCACGGAGAATATCGGTTCCCCTATCTGCTGAAATTGCTGGATAAGCATACGAAAGAAGCCCGGGGATAA
- a CDS encoding PadR family transcriptional regulator, which yields MNSQDVILGILMKEALTGYQIKQLLENVFSNFYSSSYGTIYPTLTRMEKEGLITKENVLQDGKPNKNLLNITPKGRECFNTYLLAPLEGDSIRKSDFMMRLYFGEFVGYDKVIVWLKEAQEASNHKLDQLLEQYSLYKDEMHPAQIICIQIGIEEYKAKLTTIAEGLVSLEKLVQEQNF from the coding sequence GTGAACAGTCAAGATGTTATTTTAGGAATACTTATGAAAGAAGCGTTGACTGGATACCAAATCAAACAGCTGTTAGAAAATGTATTCTCTAATTTCTATAGTTCCAGTTATGGAACAATCTATCCCACACTTACCCGAATGGAAAAGGAGGGGTTGATCACTAAGGAAAATGTGCTTCAGGACGGTAAGCCTAACAAAAACCTTTTAAATATAACGCCTAAAGGCAGAGAGTGTTTTAACACCTATTTACTAGCCCCGCTAGAAGGAGACAGCATCAGGAAATCTGATTTTATGATGAGGCTTTATTTCGGTGAATTCGTCGGATATGACAAGGTGATTGTATGGTTGAAGGAAGCCCAAGAGGCATCAAACCACAAATTAGATCAATTACTTGAGCAATATTCGCTTTATAAAGATGAAATGCATCCAGCGCAGATCATTTGCATCCAAATCGGGATAGAAGAATACAAAGCTAAACTTACAACCATAGCCGAGGGATTGGTAAGCCTGGAGAAGTTAGTTCAAGAACAAAACTTTTAG
- a CDS encoding SDR family oxidoreductase gives MNTIFITGASSGIGRATAKHFAENGWNVVATMRSPEQETEFITLDNVLVLRLDVEQADTIQTALAEAIDRFGTIDVLLNNAGYGTMGLIEAATEEQIRRQFEVNVFGLIRMTKAMLPHFRSNQKGMLINISSMGGRVTFPTMSLYHSSKFAVEGFSESVSYELASQNIKVKLIEPGAIHTDFGGRSMEFFYNDDLTDYKLFTGAFRAKLGEMEKQPAYASPPEIVAETIYQAATDGTNQFRYIVGDDAKMLIQMKKNTAEEEYLTNIAQHFS, from the coding sequence ATGAACACAATTTTTATCACGGGAGCTTCATCAGGCATCGGGAGAGCTACAGCAAAGCATTTTGCTGAAAATGGATGGAACGTAGTAGCCACGATGCGTTCACCTGAACAAGAAACTGAGTTTATTACACTGGATAATGTGTTGGTACTAAGGCTTGATGTTGAACAAGCAGATACTATTCAAACTGCGTTAGCAGAAGCGATTGATCGGTTCGGTACTATTGATGTTCTTCTCAATAATGCTGGATATGGAACAATGGGTCTGATAGAAGCCGCTACGGAGGAGCAGATTAGAAGACAGTTTGAAGTGAATGTTTTCGGTCTAATCCGTATGACTAAAGCCATGCTGCCACATTTCCGGTCGAATCAAAAAGGGATGCTGATCAACATCTCTTCTATGGGTGGGAGAGTGACCTTCCCTACGATGTCTCTGTATCATTCGTCCAAGTTTGCAGTAGAGGGTTTTTCTGAGTCCGTATCTTATGAATTAGCATCACAAAACATCAAAGTGAAGTTGATTGAACCCGGTGCTATTCATACGGACTTTGGTGGAAGATCCATGGAATTCTTTTATAATGATGATTTAACAGACTACAAGCTATTTACTGGTGCGTTTCGCGCTAAATTGGGTGAGATGGAAAAACAGCCGGCATACGCCTCGCCTCCAGAAATCGTTGCCGAAACCATATACCAAGCGGCCACAGACGGTACAAATCAATTCCGGTATATCGTTGGAGATGATGCAAAGATGCTCATTCAGATGAAAAAAAATACGGCTGAAGAAGAGTATTTAACTAATATCGCCCAGCATTTTTCTTGA
- a CDS encoding NUDIX domain-containing protein: MAFPTHIVSAGGIVEDGKGNILLVKAHDDGWVYPGGITEIGENLMDGLIREIKEESGIDATVSHLINVISNTAVHKWHDGVTDVPTKVMFDFVCKVVGGELATSDETSDCRWVARENVLDFITLPAIRLRYEAYLKFDGSVNYIEYATTTTSECSVKLQREV; this comes from the coding sequence ATGGCGTTCCCAACGCATATTGTGTCGGCAGGCGGAATTGTTGAAGATGGGAAGGGAAACATCCTTTTAGTAAAAGCCCATGATGATGGATGGGTATATCCTGGCGGGATAACTGAAATCGGAGAGAACCTTATGGATGGCCTGATACGAGAAATCAAGGAGGAAAGTGGAATAGATGCTACTGTCAGCCATTTGATCAATGTGATTTCAAATACAGCGGTTCATAAGTGGCATGATGGCGTAACTGATGTTCCAACAAAGGTAATGTTTGATTTTGTGTGCAAAGTTGTGGGTGGAGAGTTAGCAACTTCTGATGAAACTAGTGATTGCAGATGGGTGGCCAGGGAGAATGTTCTGGATTTCATTACCCTGCCAGCCATCCGCTTACGATATGAAGCTTATTTGAAGTTTGACGGCTCAGTGAATTACATAGAGTATGCTACTACAACAACGTCCGAATGTAGCGTCAAGCTACAAAGAGAGGTATGA
- a CDS encoding helix-turn-helix domain-containing protein produces MGISDLKGKETVIQDTPFGYTMSVIGGKWKMAILYLLSAKPSIRFNEMQRQLGAVTYKVLSAQLKELEADGLVKRVEYPQIPPKVEYLLTPKGQTLLPVLEQLCEWGAQNR; encoded by the coding sequence ATGGGCATTTCTGATCTGAAGGGCAAGGAGACGGTGATCCAAGACACACCATTCGGTTATACGATGTCGGTGATCGGCGGTAAGTGGAAGATGGCAATTCTGTATCTGCTGTCCGCCAAACCGTCGATTCGATTCAACGAAATGCAGAGACAGCTCGGAGCGGTGACGTACAAGGTGCTCAGCGCGCAGCTTAAGGAATTGGAGGCTGATGGACTGGTGAAGCGTGTGGAGTATCCGCAGATTCCGCCCAAAGTGGAGTATTTGCTGACACCGAAAGGGCAGACACTGCTACCTGTATTGGAGCAGCTATGTGAGTGGGGAGCACAGAACCGGTGA
- a CDS encoding RidA family protein: MTTIRTYNHNLWDHGISQGYLVDNTLYISGQFSHNAEGNFVGAGDIQAQMTQTLKNLDTVLQEFGATKDNLAYVELYLTNAQEHGETAIELFKKYVGEHRPAGSMIGVTYLAFPEQWVEVRAVAHVG; encoded by the coding sequence ATGACAACCATTCGAACGTACAACCATAACCTCTGGGATCACGGGATTTCGCAGGGGTACCTTGTCGACAACACGCTGTATATCTCAGGACAGTTCTCCCATAATGCAGAGGGCAACTTCGTCGGAGCAGGCGATATTCAGGCACAGATGACGCAGACGCTGAAGAATTTGGATACCGTGCTACAAGAGTTCGGAGCGACAAAGGATAATCTGGCTTACGTGGAGCTGTATCTGACGAATGCGCAGGAGCACGGGGAAACCGCGATCGAACTGTTCAAAAAGTATGTCGGAGAGCATCGGCCGGCGGGGAGCATGATCGGGGTGACTTACCTGGCATTTCCGGAACAGTGGGTAGAGGTTCGGGCTGTGGCGCATGTAGGCTAA